The following coding sequences lie in one Rutidosis leptorrhynchoides isolate AG116_Rl617_1_P2 chromosome 6, CSIRO_AGI_Rlap_v1, whole genome shotgun sequence genomic window:
- the LOC139854153 gene encoding uncharacterized protein, with product MVDYFCGRAAVIRCSWTYHNPGRRYYGCPTKLLFYIILLVNFHLIRTDNMPFCSQWFNCPFNAWFDPSMRSRSLTFIPGLLRSKNNLEAEVKKLRSRDLKMKMIVILILVAFVLYDLFGGWIVENVSSY from the coding sequence ATGGTTGATTACTTTTGTGGAAGAGCAGCTGTAATTCGTTGTTCATGGACATATCACAATCCTGGTAGACGCTATTATGGTTGCCCTACAAAGTTATTATTCTACATTATCTTGCTCGTAAATTTCCATTTGATTCGTACTGATAATATGCCCTTTTGTTCTCAGTGGTTCAATTGCCCGTTTAATGCTTGGTTTGATCCATCGATGCGTTCTCGTTCGCTTACTTTTATACCAGGTCTTTTGAGGTCAAAGAATAATCTCGAAGCTGAGGTGAAAAAACTTAGAAGTCGTGATCTGAAGATGAAGATGATAGTTATTTTAATCTTGGTTGCATTTGTTTTGTATGATCTGTTTGGTGGTTGGATAGTCGAGAATGTTAGCTCCTATTAG